A window of the Mucilaginibacter sp. cycad4 genome harbors these coding sequences:
- a CDS encoding DUF4304 domain-containing protein has translation MDKLKLLLANIENVLKRKGFVKSGNTFYIESNGNWGMLNFQKSKSSTNAETILTINLGVSLVSLRRFKNENIKKKPDVLDCHWGMRIGHLLPQKTDYWWKIDDSNIKEVEDEILIVILNIAIPEILNHLKEGELEKEWLAGFSTGLTELQRYIYLTTLLKLNKSEKLSSIIAQFIIFLKGKAFEEVGNEHLNKLIDEK, from the coding sequence ATGGATAAATTAAAATTACTTCTTGCTAATATTGAGAACGTTCTCAAACGAAAAGGATTTGTCAAGTCGGGAAACACTTTCTACATTGAAAGTAACGGCAATTGGGGCATGTTAAATTTTCAAAAAAGCAAAAGCAGTACTAATGCCGAAACTATATTAACTATAAATTTAGGAGTTTCGTTGGTTTCATTGAGAAGGTTTAAAAATGAAAATATTAAAAAGAAGCCAGATGTCTTAGATTGTCATTGGGGAATGCGAATTGGACATTTATTGCCTCAAAAAACAGATTACTGGTGGAAGATTGATGATAGCAATATAAAAGAAGTAGAAGACGAAATCTTAATTGTAATATTGAATATTGCTATCCCGGAAATCTTAAATCATTTGAAAGAAGGGGAGTTAGAGAAAGAATGGCTGGCGGGATTCTCTACTGGATTGACGGAGTTACAGCGATATATCTATTTAACAACACTTTTAAAATTGAATAAGAGCGAAAAATTGTCGAGTATTATCGCACAATTTATTATTTTTTTAAAAGGGAAGGCTTTTGAAGAGGTCGGAAATGAACATTTAAATAAACTCATTGATGAAAAGTAA
- a CDS encoding RHS repeat-associated core domain-containing protein — MHKLKLVLFAIFLLPAIGGWAQNIQNAGPIVLPTPPATTQTVTVGTPLTVTSNTSISLMPGFSAPSGSVVQLKIVSASIYPVPPASGVDNPELNWTLSRSFDQNGNLLGENKSFFDLSGQALQTQTKSATTQHVLASQPIYDLYGRAAIQTLAAPINSSTFIYKPDFVRNGSGQRYNTTNFDAGTKLNAPDAVDASQQGTLGWYYSNNNTWDKFVPATTYPYSRADYFDDGTNAVARTAGIGEELRMGKGREAVSNSFPVIQELSNYLAIRNRFFTDATMGQIGQTDLIGASVQNVGKDQQGKWGMSIQDKNGNALMSALPGTWLTVNNTVTLNNLKEEYDLNYSTLNVPLKQIKLVGAGQLLVYQNGTPSYQPSVTGYAVPDITAGNYRFLSDKPFTISYVAANSTTGQTLGCENCHSLIQSGNANGQDYHYLNLPQGGTLNISGGAVQVLDLISNSVLYNNQSAAVTLTAGMFKVVAQSGTPQIGYTTKWSDINYNFYNQKGQLVATIPPNGVQQLITNGIAAYADKNAIPFVTLYEYDQQGRLLAVDNKSESGRSEIIYRKDGKIRFSQNAEQRKNGRFSYTNYDDSGRSIESGEYLPGDITFAAAKTNLALLENTTATGGLTAGSKTDWVRTHYDLPDNSHGQSGYVQDFVDGAVSWTENINSKTWYSYDQEGKVIWVIKWLNGLGYKTIDYTYDYFSNVTSVAYQKNLAAEKFYHYYTYDSDQRLINVQTSRDGTTKLQHANYQYYLHGPVKRVELGDQLQGVDYVYTAQGLLKSINHASGDNAKDPGLDGNNGFAADAFGMQMEYFPNDYSRTGSNIASIATGQTSYYNGNVNGISWQSKKPASVVSTMGAAIQNPTMYTYTYDNKYQLNNATWGTPSFTANNFVAASQFAEKNISYDPNGNIKGLQRTNSAGALSDDFSSYQYQANTNKLNSVGNAAAPTAYASFTYDDLGRLKSENKTGSPFAYYLKYDVTGKITGIYADAALTQLKVGYTYDESGNRISRTDNTGSSPVTSYYVYDSSGNVLSIYAGTTLNEIPVYGSVRLGTYTISSNSYVYELKDNVGSVRVVINRNKNSSGQVDIFTYNDYFSYGSIARSGGTNYRYDYQGAYAEKDPVTGFNNFDLRMYDGRIGRWLSVDPAEQYASPYVGMGNNPVTRSDPDGGADGDPVTVKSTPTGYITSDITITAERIERPTIRQFEPNFWQSWSMSKNWASKTSYGIVNGIYLTGKTLFWPSKNQANNLDGSWATPNERVGAFGNTFALAIPTGKTASVVKTGVEAIAIKEVETATVQLNKIAGDAFRDELAAALEAEGRTVKTEVFKRTPFGARFIDIEVRDATGEILGGIETKVGSSRYTAMQRLKDIWLAVNEGYHVQLVRKP, encoded by the coding sequence ATGCATAAGCTAAAATTAGTTCTGTTTGCAATTTTTTTATTGCCCGCTATTGGTGGCTGGGCACAGAACATTCAAAATGCCGGGCCAATTGTGTTGCCAACGCCACCGGCAACAACACAAACAGTCACCGTTGGTACGCCGCTGACTGTTACCAGCAATACATCTATTTCGTTGATGCCGGGTTTTTCAGCACCTTCAGGATCTGTTGTTCAACTTAAAATTGTTTCAGCATCAATATACCCGGTGCCACCGGCATCTGGTGTTGATAACCCGGAATTAAACTGGACACTTAGCCGTTCTTTTGATCAAAACGGGAATTTGTTAGGCGAAAATAAAAGCTTCTTTGATTTGAGTGGCCAAGCCCTGCAAACACAAACCAAAAGCGCAACCACCCAGCATGTGTTAGCCAGTCAGCCCATTTATGATCTTTATGGGAGGGCGGCTATACAGACGCTGGCTGCGCCAATTAACAGCAGCACTTTCATTTACAAACCTGATTTTGTAAGGAATGGAAGCGGGCAACGCTATAATACTACCAATTTTGATGCAGGTACAAAGCTGAATGCTCCTGATGCCGTCGATGCAAGCCAGCAAGGTACTTTAGGTTGGTACTACAGTAATAATAACACCTGGGATAAATTTGTGCCGGCCACAACCTATCCATATAGCCGCGCAGATTATTTTGATGATGGTACAAATGCCGTTGCACGCACCGCAGGTATTGGAGAGGAATTGAGGATGGGAAAGGGAAGGGAGGCGGTAAGTAATAGTTTCCCGGTTATTCAGGAGTTATCGAATTACCTGGCCATAAGAAATCGTTTTTTTACTGATGCTACTATGGGGCAGATCGGTCAAACCGATCTGATAGGGGCTTCGGTACAAAATGTGGGAAAAGACCAGCAGGGTAAGTGGGGAATGTCCATTCAGGACAAAAATGGTAATGCGTTGATGAGCGCTTTACCAGGTACCTGGCTCACTGTTAATAATACGGTAACCTTAAATAATTTAAAAGAGGAGTATGATCTCAATTACAGTACATTGAATGTACCCTTAAAACAGATCAAACTTGTAGGTGCCGGCCAGCTACTGGTTTACCAGAATGGTACTCCATCTTATCAACCATCGGTTACCGGCTACGCGGTGCCTGATATTACCGCAGGTAATTATCGTTTTTTATCAGATAAGCCCTTTACAATAAGTTATGTTGCCGCCAATAGTACTACCGGACAGACACTGGGCTGCGAAAATTGTCATTCCCTGATTCAAAGCGGCAATGCTAACGGGCAGGATTATCACTACCTGAACCTTCCGCAGGGTGGAACGCTCAATATTTCAGGCGGTGCAGTTCAGGTACTCGATCTGATCAGCAATTCGGTATTATACAACAATCAGTCGGCTGCGGTTACTTTAACTGCAGGTATGTTCAAAGTTGTAGCCCAGTCAGGTACCCCCCAAATAGGTTATACCACAAAATGGAGCGATATCAACTATAATTTTTATAATCAGAAAGGGCAATTAGTAGCCACTATTCCGCCAAATGGCGTGCAGCAATTGATCACCAATGGCATTGCGGCTTACGCGGATAAAAATGCGATCCCATTTGTTACGCTGTACGAATATGACCAGCAAGGCAGGCTATTGGCAGTTGATAATAAATCAGAAAGCGGCAGATCAGAGATCATTTACCGCAAGGATGGTAAGATCCGGTTTAGCCAAAATGCCGAGCAGCGCAAAAATGGCCGGTTTAGCTATACCAACTATGATGACAGCGGAAGATCGATAGAATCAGGTGAATATTTGCCCGGAGATATTACTTTTGCCGCCGCCAAAACTAACCTTGCATTGTTGGAAAATACTACGGCAACGGGTGGACTTACCGCTGGTTCAAAAACGGATTGGGTGCGTACCCACTATGATTTACCGGATAATAGCCATGGGCAAAGTGGTTACGTGCAGGATTTTGTAGATGGAGCTGTATCCTGGACAGAAAATATCAACAGTAAAACCTGGTACAGTTATGATCAGGAGGGGAAAGTGATCTGGGTGATTAAATGGCTCAATGGTTTGGGTTATAAAACCATTGACTATACCTATGATTATTTTAGTAATGTAACTTCCGTAGCTTATCAGAAAAACTTAGCTGCCGAAAAGTTTTACCATTATTATACTTACGATTCCGATCAGCGTTTGATCAATGTACAAACCAGTAGAGACGGTACAACTAAATTACAGCATGCCAATTACCAATATTATTTGCACGGCCCTGTAAAGCGGGTTGAACTGGGTGACCAGCTACAGGGAGTTGACTATGTGTATACCGCGCAAGGACTGCTCAAAAGCATTAATCATGCATCGGGCGATAATGCAAAAGATCCTGGGCTCGACGGCAATAACGGTTTTGCAGCCGATGCTTTTGGGATGCAAATGGAATACTTTCCGAATGATTATAGCCGTACGGGAAGTAATATTGCCAGCATAGCCACCGGACAAACCAGCTATTATAATGGCAATGTAAATGGCATTAGCTGGCAAAGTAAAAAGCCGGCAAGCGTAGTTAGCACTATGGGGGCTGCTATACAAAACCCCACCATGTATACCTATACCTATGATAATAAATACCAATTAAACAATGCTACCTGGGGAACGCCAAGCTTTACAGCCAATAATTTTGTCGCGGCAAGCCAGTTTGCCGAAAAAAATATTAGCTACGACCCTAATGGTAACATCAAAGGCTTGCAACGCACCAATAGCGCAGGGGCACTAAGCGATGATTTCAGTAGTTATCAATACCAGGCTAACACTAATAAGTTAAACAGTGTAGGTAATGCCGCAGCCCCAACCGCTTATGCAAGTTTTACATACGATGATTTAGGACGATTGAAAAGTGAAAATAAAACCGGTTCACCATTTGCATACTATCTTAAATATGATGTGACAGGCAAAATTACCGGAATTTATGCGGATGCAGCGCTAACCCAGTTAAAAGTAGGTTATACTTATGACGAAAGTGGTAATCGAATCAGCAGAACGGATAATACCGGATCATCGCCAGTAACAAGTTATTATGTATATGATTCCAGCGGAAATGTGTTGAGTATATACGCAGGAACTACATTAAATGAGATTCCGGTTTATGGGAGTGTGCGTTTAGGTACGTATACCATAAGCAGTAACAGTTACGTTTATGAACTAAAAGACAATGTCGGTAGTGTACGGGTTGTTATAAATCGCAACAAAAATAGTAGTGGGCAGGTAGATATTTTTACTTATAATGATTATTTTTCGTATGGCAGTATTGCCCGTAGCGGTGGTACAAATTACAGGTATGATTACCAGGGCGCTTATGCGGAGAAAGATCCGGTGACGGGATTTAATAATTTTGACTTAAGGATGTATGATGGCCGTATCGGCAGGTGGTTAAGTGTTGATCCTGCGGAGCAATATGCTTCCCCGTATGTCGGCATGGGTAACAACCCCGTTACCAGGAGCGATCCTGATGGCGGCGCTGATGGTGATCCGGTAACAGTTAAGTCAACCCCGACAGGTTATATAACAAGTGATATAACCATTACGGCTGAGCGGATTGAACGACCGACTATTAGGCAATTTGAGCCGAATTTTTGGCAAAGTTGGAGTATGTCTAAGAATTGGGCATCAAAAACCTCATATGGAATAGTTAACGGAATTTATCTTACAGGTAAAACGCTTTTTTGGCCAAGTAAAAATCAGGCTAATAACTTGGATGGCTCCTGGGCTACCCCAAATGAGCGTGTTGGAGCATTTGGAAATACATTTGCGTTAGCTATCCCGACAGGGAAAACCGCAAGCGTAGTTAAAACAGGGGTAGAAGCGATTGCTATTAAAGAAGTTGAAACAGCTACTGTACAGTTAAATAAAATCGCGGGCGATGCATTCAGAGATGAATTAGCAGCTGCACTAGAAGCAGAAGGCAGAACCGTCAAAACTGAAGTGTTTAAACGTACTCCATTTGGAGCTCGATTCATAGATATTGAAGTTAGAGATGCTACAGGTGAAATATTGGGCGGGATTGAAACAAAAGTTGGTAGTTCACGTTATACGGCAATGCAAAGATTGAAGGACATCTGGCTTGCGGTTAACGAAGGTTACCACGTTCAACTTGTTAGAAAACCTTAA